In Burkholderia sp. WP9, a genomic segment contains:
- a CDS encoding Crp/Fnr family transcriptional regulator, whose protein sequence is MLTLQSDLHGNHLLGALPSHEWQALAPHLELVHLRTEQLLCDSGQRIHHVYFPTTAIISMLSTMEDGSSVEIAAVGREGMTGVPVLTGGETMPNRVQVQCAGFAYRMSAQALKQQFARSDFLRRLMLLYMHALLTQVAQTAACNRHHALNKQLCRWLLIEVDRVASNDLTVTQQLIADMLGVRREGITEAAGKLHDEGLIHHSRGHIKVLDRKGLEARACECYGLVKREFDRLLPRLRQAETVE, encoded by the coding sequence ATGTTGACACTTCAATCCGATTTGCACGGTAACCATTTGCTCGGCGCATTGCCGTCCCACGAATGGCAGGCCCTGGCTCCTCATCTCGAACTGGTTCACCTGCGCACCGAGCAATTGCTGTGTGACTCCGGTCAACGCATTCATCACGTCTACTTCCCGACCACTGCGATCATCTCGATGCTCTCGACGATGGAAGACGGCAGTTCGGTCGAAATCGCCGCGGTGGGCCGCGAAGGCATGACGGGCGTGCCGGTGCTCACGGGTGGCGAGACCATGCCGAATCGCGTACAGGTTCAATGCGCCGGCTTCGCGTACCGGATGAGCGCACAGGCGCTCAAGCAACAATTCGCCCGCTCCGACTTTCTGCGCCGCCTGATGCTGCTGTATATGCACGCGCTGCTCACGCAAGTCGCGCAAACGGCCGCCTGCAACCGCCACCACGCGCTGAACAAGCAACTGTGCCGCTGGTTGCTGATCGAGGTGGACCGTGTCGCGTCGAATGATCTGACCGTGACCCAGCAACTGATCGCCGACATGCTCGGCGTGCGCCGCGAAGGCATTACCGAAGCGGCCGGCAAGTTGCACGACGAAGGCCTGATTCACCATAGCCGCGGCCACATCAAGGTGCTCGACCGTAAAGGACTCGAAGCACGCGCCTGCGAATGCTATGGCCTCGTCAAGCGCGAATTCGACCGCCTTCTACCCCGTCTGCGCCAGGCTGAAACTGTCGAGTAA